The stretch of DNA TTTCCGGAAATCTGCCCGTGAGCATGGCCAACTTGGGTAGCAGCGGCTCTCACGAAGGATCGCTAAAAGGAAAAGGTGTCAAAGCCCCCACTCGATGGAGTGGGCTCTTCGGCTCCACTTACAAGGTAGACATGCTTCTTATATCAGATTGTTATGTCGGCGTGTCTCATTTGTCATTTCCGTATCAAACGCAATGGACtgtgaaaactctgaaataaaaactcgACCGTTATATTCTTCTACAGGACACGAAGATGGACCTACTCGCCGATCAATTGAATGATTACAGCCGGCACGGTATCCCGCGATTACCTCATCTCCTAACTTTCGAAGCCGACGAGGACACAGAAGAGGCACTCTACAGGTATAGAGCGAGGCTTTAGTAGATTGGTCTGGATTATGCCGATGGGTTAAATTCCTATTAATTTCgtgggcctttttttttttcgtgccaCTCTCTAGTTTGGAGGAAGACTGGAAACTGATCGTGATGGACTGGACTTTGCTGCCGGAACGACAGCGTCAACAGCAGAACGCCATTTGGGAACTCGTTCAGACTGAAGTGGCTTATCTACGGACCCTAAAAGTCATCACTGACGTGAGTCTCATTCGATCTATAGcacccatttctttttgtttacgaCCCTCTTCGTCTATTCGGTTATGTGCGAATGATGGCGGCCTGTTCTCGGTGGACTATGGTTCGTCGTTATACGACCTCCACCAAACATCAACGCCGCCTTCTCTCGTTATTGATTCATTGTTATTTTGTCCTGGGCGAGTGACTTGTGTTATTTGCCGTACATAACACGTTACATCTGGCACGGCCTTTTCAGTTGTTCATGGCGTGTCTGTGCAATCTCCAAGCGGCCCAGATCCTCAACGAGATCGACACGGAGCGACTCTTCTCTAATTTGCCAGAGATTTATGTTGCGAACAGGCAATTTTGGGCCGAGCACGTATTCCCCATGCTCAAGAACGCACGCAGTGCCAGAGCCCCGCTCGATCCTACTTCCCTCCGAGACGGATTCCTGAAGGTAAGGCGTGGGCCATTGCTAATTCATTCTGTGATGTATCTACAGTATCTGTGAAACATTTTGCTTCCCCCCCACCCAAACTGACAATTGACAAATGTGTTTTGGCAGTTTGACGAATTGTTCCACCCATACACCAAATACTGCCTGGACCAGAGCCAATGCCAGCAATACTGCAAGGAGAAAGATCACGATAACGAACTTTTCAAAGCCTATTTAGCGGTAAGTTTATTCGCTGgacaaataatataaataaggATACTTAAGTGAAGCTGTTTATTTAACTTGGCTTTTCTTTGGTTCAGTGGTGCGAGACGCAGCGCGACTGCAACCGCCTTAGACTGATGGACATCCTGGTCAAACCCATGCAGCGACTTACCAAATATTCTCTCCTCCTCAAAGCCGTCCACAAGAAGACGGATGCTGAAGAGCACAAACCCGTTGTTATCGAAATGGTCGGTTATTTTCTTGTCTATTGCCCTTTCCTGACTCCTTTCTTCTAACCAatttccccatttctttttttttttcttttttgctgacGGAAATGACGCCAAACAACAGATCCAAAGTGTCGAGTCATTCGTCGGTCAAGTCAACTCGGCTCTGAGACAACGGCACGAACAAGAACGCCTACGCGAAATCCTCTCTCGCATCGAATCGTATGACGTCGTCGAGACCAAGGACGAAGAAGTGGAACGTCTCGTCAAATCCCACTGCGATTTGGACCTTACCAAACCGATGCCCTTCTGCTCTGAAAACCAAAGACGCTATTTGCTGATTGAGGGCGATTTGAAACTACGCGATCAGGTATTTTCTTCGTGAAATTCCACAGCCACACAAAGACAGGTGCATATAACGCCAATTCGACTTCAATTTGGCAGGGAACCTCGAAGATGGACGTCCACTGTTTTCTCTTCACTGACGTGCTGCTCATTTGCAAACCAGTGGCCCGCAAAGCGGAAAGAGTCAAAGTGATTAGGCCACCTTGTTTGGTTGACCGGTTGGTGGTGATCGAACTGGCACGCGATCCCGCCGGTCTTGGCCTTGTCTATCTCAACGAGCTGGGAACGGCGTCGGCTGCCTTTTCTCTACACGCCTCCGAACCTAAACAGAGCAAAGTGTGGCTGGAGCATCTTCGCAAATCACAAGAACTTTATCGCGATGCTAAAGCGACAGCTGCTGCCACGGCCGCCCATCCCGATCCTTCACTCTATTACGATGAGGACGACGATCTTGATTATCCTCATTCTGCGTTGCTAGTGGCGCGCAGTCCCAGAGGTTCAAGCCGGGGTAGCCGTGGATCCTCGTTAATTCATTCGCACAGGTTAGTAGCTTAGCTTCATTTTTCCACAGTGGTCACAGAGTGTGGAAAtggatttccctttttttttctgatttggtTCATACAagtttttgatatttttgaatgccttttttaaagtttgcatttatttttattttggcatgTGTGGCGTGTTTATATGTTTACCGCACAGGATCAGCCCATCGCTCCCGTTCTTGACTGCTGAGAATGACGAGTTGAATGTTGCTGTGTAAGTGCACGCCTAGTTTTGTTACAACTtacttcatttgtttcttttgtttttctccccatTTCCTTGTTGCGAGTTTTGTGTTGCCGAGCTATAAGCTAATTTACGTTTGCTTGAAATTTCTGTCGTCCTTGCAGCGGCTCAGTCGATATGAACGACCCATCAAATGTTAATCGAGGCAACCTGGTGGAGTCGCTGGAGATTAAACGAGCTTCGAGTGCGTCGTCCGAAGAAAGTGGACCACATCCACCTTCCACTGCGGCCAAGCAAATCCCATCTCCACGTTCCGACAGGTATacaatttgaatgatttgaaaaaaaacacatcgtATACATAAATTAACCCTGCTTAtctaaaaattctaaatacgtcattttcttttttagacgtTCCATAATAAGCCGATCGCTCCATCATTCCATGTCACCTGTTCCCACGCCGAACACGCTGACCGTCCAGGTCCCTCATGTCAAAGCAGTTTCCAATCAAGGGCAGTCGTTGCCGAATCTTTTGTCGATTGCTGTACCCGTTCCGATCACTCCAGCCTCAGGAACTTCATCAGGACAGGGTAAATACAtgttctgtttattttttaaagatttcgcTACACCTActtttcaaagagaaagacGATAACAAATTCTCGAGAATCACGtgaatttttccaaaagattcttttttatttcatgctgaaattcttttttgcttttggTACAATTTATTGGACTACTTTTTGATTGGTTTAGAGAATCATTTGACCGTGATTCAGCTTGGATTAATTAGATACACTTCTGGTTTTACCTATTGGCATAATTTTCTCATATGTGACTTGCTGGCTTTTGCTTTGGTGTTATTAATAGGGTCGTCGCTTAGTGTGTCCGGCCGCGTCCACTCGGCTTCTGCTTTAAATCAGAGGGGCGTTTCATACCCTCCGCCTTCACCACGAGGTCTAACCCGAGCACAGCCCGTCCCACAGTCCCGCAATCCTCCCCTTGTTAAAACCCGTCGTTTGGCCTCCGTAGCCGGACTCATTAATGTCAACATCTCTGATGCTACCATTCAACATTCGGCTACGGTTGAAGCCACCAATCCTAATGTGGATCTAAGAAACTTGACAAGTACGTTGAGCTGACTTTTCCATCTCACTAAAGCTTTTCTTCTACAATATGGTCATCGATCGTGGAAGATGACTTGGCTTTTGTTCCATTCCGAACTGCGTGTTACAGTTAGTTATATATTTCCCCTTGTTTAATTTTAGACGGGATTGGTCCCACAACTCCGGAAATCGTGACCGAATCGTTTGATTTAAACGAAGTCGGTGCAGAACTGGAAGACGAGCTAGTCGATGCTGAATACGAAGACTCACATCGGCAGCTCTTGAACGCTGCGCTAGCCAAGCGCCTGTCGAGGAATGAACGTTTGGATCATCGTAGATATCACACTGCTGGAGCCATCGAAGACATCAAAGTAATATTCGTTTATCCACGATTATCCTTTGGAATGCGaagaaattattaatgaaatttggCGTCACTTTCGGCATTGTGTAGAAACAGGATGCCAAGAACCACAGTATTCATAAACGCCTTTCTTGGAACTATGGACAGCAAGCAAATCAAACAGTGTCGCCCAATTCCAGCTTGTCGACGAGTAGACTTCTTCGTTCTGGTTTAATGGGTTAGTAAAGATTTACATGAAAATGAGACGTGTGTTGATTGTTTCGCGTTTTAGGAAGCGCCACCAATTCAGATTCCATGCTCAGCTTCAGTTCCAGTGGTGTTAGTAGCACCGGGTCTTTGCATATGAGCACTGCTTCGGAGGTTGAAGATGTATTGGAACTTGAACCAGATGTCAATTATAAAATGCACATCTCATCAACGTACATTTGTAACTCTGAACTGCCAAAGACCGAAGGAACTAATGTTCAGGTGCGACCTTTCCAAGACAAGCAATCTCACAATGTTCTGGTATGTAGGCCTATTCTATAGTAGCCTGTTGTTCATCAGATTTatcatgaataatttttacGACTGAATTTGTCTTTTAGCCGTGCTCTCGAGCAGGGCCACCGCTGCCACCTCCACGAAGTCTACCAGTACCGGCGTCTTTGCCTTTGTCAGGAGATCTTCGACTTGATGTTTCAgaagtaattatttctttttgcatttttctttttggaaaagaTTATATATTTTGAGCCATAGTAGCTCTAAGTCAAATGGTCTACTCAAAAAGTGGCTTCTTCAATGTTCATCAGGCATTGGAAAAATAGTCTTatagaaattataaaatttttaaataggttTGCGACGGAATTTCGTCGGTGCAAATCACCGTTTCCGGCGCAGAATGTTGCTCGTCTCCAAACGCTACTTCACCAACGGTTAATGGGAAACCATCGCGAGCGGATTTAATCCGAATGAAAGATCTTATAATGGGAGACACGTCTATGGAAGCCTCGTAAGTGTACAGATTTAAGACAGcgattgattttaaaaaaaaattttattcattattaatttttttttttctttttagtgaaGTGTAATACAGGTTGGAGAAATCCAGCAAACCAGGCAAAAAtattccaaagaaaaataaccctCCCTGAACTTGGTTTTTGGCAACCAAAGAATATTATTCGGCAATGGACGTTTGAAGACGTTTGAGGCAATCCTCCATGTTTTCGAAGATAATTATGTCAATGTTTCACGATTATGTCTAGAAGCCCAGACGAATGATATATGAtttaaaattggatttttaaataCTATTTGTTATCTAAACTCATTGTGATTCTGCATAACAATTTCCATTTACatattttgtcttcttttaaGTATTTGATGATATCTTCACGGTTTTTCAAGTGATAAAACTGTCTACATTTGTTTGTATCCATACTAGCATTTGGTGCTGTAAAACCATGTTACGTTTTCAACTTCTCAATTTCGTCTCGGTCGTGTACACAGTAATCGATGTCTACTGACTAGTCAGCTACTATTATATCATTTAAACATCTTGATTTCTTCCCTTTGATGTGTGAAAAGGTCAAAAGGGGATCCCTTTCCTATGCATATCGAGTTATCGATGCGTTACTATTTTgctttgatttaattatattCCCTACATTCAATATTCCTCATGTTTAcacaacttttgaaattggaaaatatacaaaattttGCATCTGATTGCGGAGCACGAGCCAATAATTTCGCAATGTAACAGATCAAAAGAAGAGCATTGTTAAAAGATCTTCGTCATCAGATAATGGGAATGTGAAGTGTAGCGAAGCAAAACTATaggtatttttaatttgaattttgaactaAGCTTTAATAAAAAAGCTATCAGTAGATTTAATATAATTGTTTTCCAATCTTTTATAGGTCATATTACTCATATatcatattttgattttttaaatgaaaaatatcacaAACATACCTTCGGATACCTTGCTTACACATTATCTTAAGACCAGCCcttcaaatactgagttttgagactTGTCCAATAGATTGcgggtttttaaaaattaggcGGTTGAGTTGCGTAATTAGCAACGTAATTGGCAACGCCGCTTTAATTTCCACGAAAGTTCGTCTGCTCGCCAATGCTCCCCAAATGCAAAAGCCAAAAGTCAAAACGGTCAAAACATCATTCTTTTGTATCTTGTAAGTTGTAAGCTCGAAGAGTGTGGTTGttcgttgtttgttttacaCGCGGTTGCAACAGAGAAGTCAAACCAAGGAAATGTGTGATCTACAAATCGGCAGGCTGTCTAAGTGTGACAAAATTATGTCATCTACTTTCCAAGACTAAGAGTGTGTATGTATCAAGCTTCATTACGGGTTCCTTCTGAAACATTCtgaaaacaacaactgaaAACAACAGCTCAAGGTTTTAAAAGTAATTCTTTGTAACATAATTAACTcattaattaattcattaattaaaaatattgctCATTTTCCGTATTTGTAAAAATCTGATCCTTTCCcaaatttattcattctttCTGTACTTCTGGTTACTAAATGGTTCTCTAACATGGTAACTATTTATCTTTTATCAAGACGAACCTGATTTTTGAGATCCTTGTTTAATTTCCATTCAGTTTTGTATgtcaacagaaaataattccaagCCAAAATGACCCTTAAACGAAAATTTCCCTGTCACGTTCCTGACCAAATCCAGACTTTTGCTAGAAACAGTCCATTTCAACCCAAATTTTcacgaattgaattttttttgtcataaaATTTCCCACGTGCCGGCTGTTTTATTACTCGGTAGAATTTGATGTACGTTATGTTTGAGACGAAAGCCCAGTTTTGAAATTATGTGTCGTCACTCTATGTACGCTAGAAGTAGAAGGTGATCGTCCTACTCGTCCTATTGTTGTCAGGcttgtttttatgtatttattaaaatttttatgtgtttattaatttcctTAAAAGCCGATTGAAGACCAGAGAGTAGATtcctttgtttaattttggtgTAATTTTACGTAAAATCTTAAGATGTGGTTTTACGTGATTGAATTTTCATCGTTCACCCTTAGACTCTGTCAAATCTCTCACATCTTAACAAATTTAAGTAACTGCTTAATTCTACTTTACTCCGTACAAAAGGTTCGTAGGCCTAGTGAACAGAAAGTTACCGACGACGAAAGTCCAGCCATACAACTACATTCTTCCGAGTCGCAATAATGAGTgaatgtttcgtttttttttacatggatGTTTCGTATCAATTCAACTATTTGTTCTCTATGTGCACTCTTACGTTACTTTATAATGTCTTAAGATGAATTTaggtatattttcaacatgttcgaactgatgcagtgtttattaattattttttcaattaccattgtagagtTCAACCTGCAGACGGACCGGCCTGTTTGCCGCTGAAGGTCACGGTGAAGATTacgtgtaaaactgtcaatgcggtggtgtagaggttgggtgagaaaggtacgtgtttcatcattattaagcaggtataatagccgcaaggctcagccatttggtattcattttgatatttgttgttgtagacccatccccagcaacgccaacctaaagaaggaaaggccagtttgcattttcttcaattgaaGGTCACGGAGGTCATAACGTAATACGTatcatgcgacggcggagaggttgggtgagaaaggtacgtgtttcatcattattaaGCAGGTATagtagccgcaaggctcagccatttggtattcattttgatatttgttgttgtagacccatccccagcaacgccaacctaaagaaggaaaggccagtttgcatttccttcatgctcgaaggtcacggaggtCATAACGTAATACGTatcatgcgacggcggagaggttgggtgagaaaggtacgtgtttcatcattatcaaacaggtacaatatccgcaaggcttaagaggtgagggtgataaaaaaatcgtatataaaggagagagaaaaggccagagacatcagtcgagtgaggatctccgacacggcaacatcTGCTGCGCAATAtctgtcaccatctgccttcttcaccgtattgaaagttcgcatccatgggtaaatattctgtctttacaTGGAGTTTTCTATTGATgccaattattttctgtttgttagtatgcatattattattcaacattattgtttgaatttgtttactgtcTAGTTAATAAGGCGTCGTACGCTGTTCGGTGTTGTGTCGTTGTTTggtgggtcgaccactggtgtatcgatgtcttcttggtatggcggctaccaaaccgcaacgccaccACCTTCCCAAAAGCAACtcacgcaacgaccagttattGCACCAAGGTctacaagtactacactaccaaggcaccggagttttataccacaattTCCGCTGCCCccagccactacactgacgtccTGAAgaattactctgccccgagttactacaccaccaaggcgacggagtatGACTTTGCATGCTGCTCCATCCTACTACatcgaggctcccaagtattactgtgttctaagctacttattgcaccgattttcctaaatactactctgttcccagctgctacaccgaggctcccgctgattactccaccgaggctcccgctgattactccaccgaggctcccgctgattactccaccgaggctcccgctgattactccaccgaggctcccgctgattactccaccgaggctcccgctgattactccaccgaagcggtaaagtactactctgccccgatctacacaaccacaactgaggcggtcAAGTATTACGCTGTCCCAACGTACTACAGAGAAGCTGCTCTTTtggctacgttgaacagaaatactacactgatgctccagttcactacaccacgacctacgctaaaCCGCAGCCCCCaggtactacaccgaagaagccgcctattacacaacaacgtatgctgcccctgcctactacaccgtggccccgcattactacaacactgtaTTCCTCAATTactagtttactacactacaactacgctgccccgagctactacacctacgtcccgaagtattactgtgcgtaaaaggagccgtctaaaaaaaaataaatcatccCCGAACTGctgtgccctatctgtcatcaactgcattcctcatcgtgtaaccgattcgcaattctgggtaaatattcttatttttacattgagttttgtttcaattctattttttttctatttcttaatatgcctgttaaatttatatattaatattaaatattatctactgtttagttaactatggcgtcgtgctcaTCTTATAGTTGAT from Daphnia pulex isolate KAP4 chromosome 4, ASM2113471v1 encodes:
- the LOC124193034 gene encoding uncharacterized protein LOC124193034; translation: MVNKASYAVRCCVVVWWVDHWCIDVFLVWRLPNRNATTFPKATHATTSYCTKVYKYYTTKAPEFYTTISAAPSHYTDVLKNYSAPSYYTTKATEYDFACCSILLHRGSQLLHRGSR